From Caldicellulosiruptor hydrothermalis 108, a single genomic window includes:
- the csx20 gene encoding CRISPR-associated protein Csx20 codes for MNKLFLIFNHQLSQEQEKEAREALKIEEIVNLPPQLQDFWSNIPPDVELSEEMFEDITAFLIQNRGERENFCLIQGDFGATVYLVSWCFKNGFVPIYATTKRVAKEVVRPDGTVELLKVFKHERFRRYILCR; via the coding sequence TTGAACAAACTGTTTTTAATTTTCAACCACCAACTTTCTCAAGAACAAGAAAAAGAAGCAAGAGAAGCTTTAAAGATTGAAGAAATTGTAAATCTTCCACCTCAGCTTCAGGATTTTTGGAGCAACATTCCGCCAGATGTAGAGCTTTCAGAAGAAATGTTTGAAGATATCACAGCGTTTTTGATTCAAAACAGAGGTGAAAGAGAAAACTTCTGCCTCATTCAGGGTGACTTTGGAGCAACAGTTTATCTTGTGAGCTGGTGTTTTAAAAATGGCTTTGTGCCCATTTATGCAACAACAAAAAGAGTGGCAAAGGAAGTTGTGAGGCCCGATGGAACTGTTGAGCTTCTCAAGGTTTTCAAACATGAGAGGTTTAGAAGATACATTCTGTGCAGGTAG
- the spoVAE gene encoding stage V sporulation protein AE — MDYLKAFLVGGLICVVGQILIDKTKLTSARILVLFVTLGAVLQGLGIYQKLVEFAGAGATVPLPGFGYSLAKGAIEEVSRVGLVGAFTGGVSRTAGGISAAVFFGYVISLIFNPRSK; from the coding sequence ATGGACTACCTGAAGGCATTTTTAGTTGGCGGGCTTATCTGTGTTGTGGGGCAAATTCTCATTGACAAGACAAAGCTCACATCTGCAAGGATTCTTGTTTTGTTTGTAACGCTCGGGGCAGTACTGCAAGGCCTTGGGATATATCAAAAGCTTGTTGAGTTTGCCGGGGCGGGGGCAACAGTGCCCTTGCCCGGCTTTGGATATTCTTTGGCAAAAGGTGCTATCGAAGAGGTATCGAGAGTTGGCCTTGTTGGAGCGTTCACAGGTGGCGTTTCAAGAACAGCTGGTGGCATCTCTGCTGCAGTGTTTTTCGGGTATGTAATCTCGCTTATTTTTAATCCGAGGAGTAAATAG